A region from the Streptomyces tsukubensis genome encodes:
- a CDS encoding glutamate-1-semialdehyde 2,1-aminomutase, with amino-acid sequence MDTEEFRLPRSQQANERLHALIPGGAHTYAKGDDQYPENLAPVISHGRGAHVWDVDGNRYLEYGSGLRSVSLGHAHPRVVEAARREIDRGSNFVRPSVLEVEAAERFLATVPTADMVKFAKNGSDVTTAAVRLARAATGRPRVAICGDHPFYSTDDWFIGTTPMSAGIPAAITDLTLTFPYGDLAATEELLTRHRGEVACLILEPATHTEPPPGYLAGLRELADRHGCLLVFDEMITGLRWSEAGAQGLYGVVPDLSTFGKALGNGFAVSALAGRRDLMELGGLRHTADRVFLLSTTHGAETHSLAAATAVLTTYTEEGITARLHAIGERLAAGVRAAAAGMGVGDHIVVRGRASNLVFATLDENRQPSQEYRTLFLRRLLAGGVLAPSFVVSSALTDTDIDRTVDAVAQACAVYRKALDAADPTPWLGGRAVKPVFRRRS; translated from the coding sequence GTGGACACCGAAGAATTCCGGCTGCCCCGGTCGCAGCAGGCGAACGAGCGGCTGCACGCCCTGATCCCCGGGGGCGCCCACACCTACGCCAAGGGCGACGACCAGTACCCCGAGAACCTGGCCCCGGTCATCAGCCACGGCCGCGGCGCCCACGTCTGGGACGTCGACGGCAACCGCTACCTCGAATACGGCTCCGGCCTGCGGTCGGTCAGCCTCGGCCACGCACACCCCCGCGTGGTCGAAGCCGCGCGGCGGGAAATCGACCGCGGCAGCAACTTCGTCCGGCCGTCCGTCCTGGAGGTCGAGGCCGCGGAACGATTCCTGGCCACCGTGCCGACCGCCGACATGGTGAAGTTCGCGAAGAACGGCTCCGACGTCACCACCGCCGCCGTACGCCTCGCCCGCGCCGCCACCGGGCGCCCGCGGGTGGCCATCTGCGGCGACCACCCCTTCTACTCCACCGACGACTGGTTCATCGGCACCACCCCCATGTCCGCAGGCATCCCCGCGGCGATCACCGACCTCACCCTGACGTTCCCCTACGGCGATCTGGCCGCCACCGAGGAACTGCTCACCCGCCACCGGGGCGAGGTGGCCTGTCTGATCCTCGAACCCGCCACCCACACCGAACCCCCGCCCGGATACCTCGCCGGGCTTCGCGAACTGGCCGACCGGCACGGCTGTCTCCTGGTCTTCGACGAGATGATCACCGGCCTTCGCTGGTCCGAGGCCGGAGCCCAGGGCCTGTACGGCGTCGTCCCCGACCTCTCCACCTTCGGCAAGGCCCTGGGCAACGGGTTCGCCGTCTCCGCGCTCGCCGGGCGCCGCGACCTGATGGAGTTGGGCGGGCTGCGCCACACCGCCGACCGGGTGTTCCTGCTGTCCACCACGCACGGCGCGGAAACGCACTCGCTGGCCGCCGCGACGGCCGTCCTCACCACCTACACCGAGGAGGGCATCACCGCACGGCTGCACGCCATCGGTGAACGGCTCGCGGCCGGTGTCCGCGCCGCCGCGGCAGGCATGGGGGTCGGCGACCACATCGTCGTACGCGGCCGGGCCAGCAATCTGGTCTTCGCCACCCTCGACGAGAACCGGCAGCCGTCGCAGGAGTACCGCACGCTGTTTCTGCGCCGACTGCTCGCGGGCGGGGTGCTCGCCCCCTCGTTCGTGGTGAGCAGCGCGCTCACCGACACCGATATCGACCGTACCGTCGACGCGGTGGCCCAGGCCTGCGCCGTCTACCGCAAGGCCCTGGACGCCGCCGACCCCACACCGTGGCTGGGTGGCCGGGCGGTGAAGCCCGTGTTCCGCCGCCGGTCATGA
- a CDS encoding phosphatase PAP2 family protein — protein sequence MPPPLRTALGPVAAFGAWLVAVLGFLYADRDRPGAIDERIVSAVGGVRPPWRYAALAVDFLAEPAGAAILVVAAVTGCLLLRHLRAAVLLVVGTALTVATTKLLKPLVGRTINGEFLSYPSGHTAFLTAFAVMVALLAAGRFGLGRTAGTLLVLAAALVAGAAMGWAQVALNAHYPTDTLGGWGTALAVIPATAWLVDRFAGTERGVMAAEVTGGPDPAGRREQR from the coding sequence GTGCCGCCGCCGCTGCGTACGGCGCTCGGTCCGGTCGCCGCCTTCGGCGCGTGGCTGGTCGCCGTGCTCGGGTTCCTGTACGCCGACCGCGACCGGCCCGGCGCGATCGACGAGCGGATCGTGTCGGCGGTCGGCGGTGTGCGGCCGCCGTGGCGGTACGCCGCCCTGGCCGTGGACTTCCTCGCGGAGCCGGCCGGAGCGGCGATCCTGGTCGTGGCCGCCGTGACGGGCTGTCTGCTGCTGCGGCATCTGCGCGCGGCGGTGCTCCTCGTCGTCGGCACGGCTCTGACCGTGGCGACGACCAAGCTGCTCAAGCCCCTGGTGGGACGCACCATCAACGGCGAGTTCCTCTCCTATCCGAGCGGGCACACGGCCTTCCTCACGGCCTTCGCCGTCATGGTGGCGCTGCTCGCGGCGGGCCGGTTCGGCCTGGGCAGGACGGCCGGGACCCTGCTGGTGCTCGCCGCGGCGCTGGTCGCCGGTGCCGCCATGGGCTGGGCCCAGGTCGCTCTGAACGCGCACTATCCGACCGACACCCTCGGCGGCTGGGGCACCGCGCTGGCGGTGATACCGGCGACCGCATGGCTGGTGGACCGGTTCGCCGGTACCGAGCGCGGTGTCATGGCCGCCGAAGTCACCGGCGGCCCTGACCCTGCGGGCCGCCGGGAGCAGCGCTGA
- a CDS encoding methyltransferase domain-containing protein — MNAATRGTSVLKSGVKRLLGRTGFDIVRSTNNRGGVDDFIPFEATMRAAKAAGLSVGDHIDAVMNGTPGATQSTIDQLRTLGVYAAKPETVLEIGPGSGRYLEKTLKECSPERYEIYETAAPWAGYLVETFGVIARPTAGSSLAPTPDGSIDLVQAHKVFNTVTFLCAARYFFEMARVVRPGGRIVFDVMTETCLDPATVRTWATEGGPGHDSYPAAMPRGTCVDLFATFGCTLEASFVAPMGVASTEVLVFVKEK, encoded by the coding sequence ATGAATGCAGCAACCAGGGGGACATCGGTTTTGAAGTCGGGGGTCAAGCGGCTTTTAGGACGTACGGGATTCGACATCGTACGCAGCACCAACAACCGCGGTGGCGTAGACGACTTCATTCCGTTCGAGGCGACGATGAGGGCTGCGAAGGCGGCCGGTCTGTCGGTCGGCGACCATATCGACGCGGTCATGAACGGCACGCCGGGCGCCACCCAGTCCACCATTGACCAACTGCGCACACTCGGCGTCTACGCCGCGAAGCCCGAAACGGTACTGGAGATCGGCCCCGGATCCGGACGGTATCTGGAGAAGACACTGAAGGAGTGTTCACCGGAGCGGTACGAGATCTACGAAACGGCGGCGCCCTGGGCCGGCTATCTGGTGGAAACCTTCGGTGTGATCGCCCGGCCGACCGCAGGGTCCAGCCTCGCCCCGACACCCGACGGCAGTATCGACCTCGTCCAGGCCCATAAGGTCTTCAACACCGTCACTTTTCTCTGCGCCGCCCGCTATTTCTTCGAGATGGCACGAGTGGTGCGCCCCGGTGGCCGGATCGTCTTCGATGTGATGACGGAGACCTGTCTGGATCCGGCCACGGTCCGTACCTGGGCGACGGAGGGCGGCCCGGGGCACGACTCCTATCCGGCAGCCATGCCCCGGGGGACCTGCGTGGACCTCTTCGCGACCTTCGGCTGCACCCTGGAAGCGAGCTTCGTGGCACCCATGGGCGTCGCTTCCACGGAGGTGCTCGTCTTCGTCAAGGAGAAATGA
- a CDS encoding DUF6892 domain-containing protein has product MAEFHDFNFKLVVVDELMYRRKTLTPAFDLDERMQARGIDIPAVYVLENELDEDVLDESRAYFEALEISEELLAGVDSLCFDAGLEIYRHCAPAWDGEDGLFDVRSLDDLALLPGLKRVVAVDDGTLAAPGKWEILAARGISGR; this is encoded by the coding sequence ATGGCCGAATTCCACGACTTCAACTTCAAACTCGTCGTCGTCGACGAGCTCATGTACCGGCGGAAGACCCTCACCCCTGCCTTCGATCTCGACGAGCGCATGCAGGCGCGGGGAATCGACATCCCCGCGGTGTACGTCCTGGAGAACGAGCTCGACGAGGACGTCCTCGACGAGTCACGTGCCTACTTCGAGGCGCTGGAGATCAGCGAGGAGCTGCTCGCCGGGGTCGATTCGCTCTGCTTCGACGCCGGTCTGGAGATCTACCGGCACTGCGCACCGGCCTGGGACGGCGAGGACGGACTCTTCGACGTCCGCTCCCTGGACGACCTCGCCCTGCTGCCCGGTCTGAAGCGGGTCGTGGCCGTGGACGACGGCACCCTGGCCGCACCGGGCAAATGGGAGATACTCGCCGCCCGCGGAATCAGCGGAAGGTGA
- a CDS encoding GlxA family transcriptional regulator, translating to MNHIVFFLVPGLHLLDLAGPAQVFSTAADSGYPYELSYVAERTTVPTAQGLPLTARLDPPELGPRDLIVVPGWRCRTLAASPAVGQDTLRLLRDHHDRGGTVAGVCAGADLLGRAGLLDGRRCTTHHDVQDELARRYPKATVVRDTLFTTDDRVVTSAGVASGIDLALHLLAGRHGPTAAAHVAQDMVVYARRNGGEPQASAMLRYRSHLDDTVHRAQDLLDARFDRPMPLPALATAVGVSERTLTRLFTRATGGLTPLRYQQALRLERAEYLIGHGTTVDAAARAVGFEDPRMLRRLRARDTR from the coding sequence GTCTTCTTCCTGGTGCCCGGACTCCATCTGCTGGACCTGGCGGGTCCCGCCCAGGTCTTCTCCACGGCAGCCGATTCCGGGTACCCCTACGAACTGAGCTACGTCGCCGAACGCACGACGGTCCCCACCGCCCAGGGACTGCCGCTGACGGCCCGGCTCGACCCGCCGGAACTCGGTCCGCGGGACCTGATCGTGGTGCCCGGCTGGCGGTGCCGCACCCTGGCCGCGAGCCCCGCCGTCGGCCAGGACACCCTGCGGCTGCTGCGGGACCACCACGACCGCGGCGGAACCGTGGCCGGAGTCTGCGCCGGGGCCGACCTCCTGGGCCGGGCCGGACTGCTCGACGGCCGGCGCTGCACCACCCACCACGACGTGCAGGACGAACTCGCCCGCCGCTACCCGAAGGCGACCGTCGTCCGCGACACCCTCTTCACCACCGACGACCGCGTGGTCACCTCGGCGGGCGTGGCCAGCGGCATCGACCTCGCCCTGCATCTCCTCGCCGGCCGGCACGGCCCCACCGCCGCCGCCCACGTCGCCCAGGACATGGTCGTCTACGCACGGCGCAACGGCGGCGAGCCGCAGGCCAGCGCCATGCTCCGCTACCGGTCCCACCTCGACGACACCGTCCACCGCGCCCAGGACCTCCTGGACGCCCGCTTCGACCGGCCCATGCCGCTGCCCGCCCTCGCAACGGCGGTCGGTGTCAGCGAACGCACCCTCACCCGTCTCTTCACCCGCGCCACCGGCGGCCTCACCCCGCTCCGCTACCAGCAGGCCCTCCGGCTGGAGCGCGCCGAATACCTGATCGGCCACGGCACCACGGTCGACGCCGCGGCCCGTGCCGTCGGCTTCGAGGACCCGCGCATGCTGCGCCGTCTGCGGGCGCGCGACACCCGGTGA